One window from the genome of Thermithiobacillus plumbiphilus encodes:
- a CDS encoding methyl-accepting chemotaxis protein produces the protein MSSFNRLAFKTRLIIAVLFAGMAMTTGAAIALLAVSLLNEGVSSIRHNQDLTTQLALVQRLLTSTSSATEQMVYARNPAVTRRMEARIQENRQSYGAALKSMQHLVASPGERQMLANIIEARDAGKRAVDRTRQLALAGQYDLAQALFEREVLPGSTRHMRAVEQFAATEAKSAAAASTDAASLAQGTKQLLIISGAGSVLLVFLLGWLMVRSLVGNLHELRDALRKVARGDLRSEVVIETRGEIGEIAQAANEMIRQLRKLTGEMQQNAERLLASAQMQRNSAAMLAQEMDDQGAQTAQVSTAMEEMAATASEVARRAEEIAQAARRTSDESSVGAGVIRGTLDGMDQVAAAMADAAGTVSKLGSSSERIGSIIATINEIADQTNLLALNAAIEAARAGEQGRGFAVVADEVRKLAERTAGATGEIGTMIQAIQNETREAVAAMESGSSKVEHGARSAREAGQSLDRIRSAADIVTDQVSAVATAAEEQSSVAAEISNNIERIAHASENIRQGMQLARQKSEELQIMAGGVQEMVKHFRN, from the coding sequence ATGTCCAGCTTCAATCGACTTGCCTTCAAGACCCGCTTGATCATTGCTGTCCTGTTCGCCGGCATGGCCATGACCACAGGCGCCGCCATAGCCTTGCTCGCGGTTTCCCTGTTGAATGAGGGCGTTTCAAGCATCCGCCACAACCAGGATCTGACCACGCAGCTTGCCCTGGTCCAGCGGCTCCTGACCTCGACATCAAGCGCCACCGAACAGATGGTCTATGCCAGGAATCCGGCAGTCACCCGGCGGATGGAGGCCCGCATCCAGGAAAATCGTCAAAGCTATGGCGCTGCCCTGAAATCGATGCAGCATCTGGTTGCTAGCCCGGGTGAAAGGCAGATGCTCGCGAACATCATCGAGGCCCGCGATGCCGGCAAGCGAGCCGTCGATCGTACCAGGCAACTGGCGCTGGCCGGTCAGTATGATCTGGCTCAGGCCCTGTTCGAGCGCGAGGTTTTGCCTGGCTCGACCCGCCACATGCGTGCTGTGGAGCAATTCGCTGCGACGGAAGCCAAAAGCGCCGCAGCCGCCAGTACTGACGCCGCCTCTCTGGCGCAGGGCACGAAACAACTGCTCATCATTAGCGGCGCCGGCTCGGTGCTGCTGGTCTTCCTGCTGGGCTGGCTGATGGTCCGCAGCCTGGTGGGCAATCTGCACGAATTGCGCGATGCCTTGCGGAAGGTGGCCAGAGGCGACCTGCGCAGCGAGGTGGTGATCGAGACCCGCGGCGAGATCGGCGAGATCGCCCAGGCGGCCAACGAGATGATCCGTCAGCTTCGCAAGCTGACCGGGGAAATGCAGCAGAATGCCGAAAGACTGCTGGCAAGCGCGCAGATGCAGCGCAACTCGGCGGCCATGCTGGCTCAGGAAATGGACGATCAGGGCGCCCAGACCGCGCAGGTCAGCACCGCCATGGAAGAAATGGCTGCCACTGCCTCCGAGGTTGCCCGGCGTGCCGAGGAAATCGCGCAGGCGGCCCGCCGCACCAGCGATGAATCCAGTGTCGGGGCCGGGGTCATACGCGGGACCCTGGATGGCATGGATCAGGTCGCGGCCGCCATGGCCGACGCCGCTGGCACCGTCAGCAAGCTGGGTAGCTCCTCCGAACGGATCGGCAGCATCATTGCCACCATCAACGAGATTGCCGATCAGACCAATCTTTTGGCGCTCAATGCCGCCATCGAGGCGGCCCGCGCCGGCGAGCAGGGCCGCGGCTTTGCCGTGGTGGCCGACGAGGTGCGCAAGCTCGCCGAACGCACGGCTGGCGCCACCGGCGAGATCGGTACCATGATCCAGGCCATCCAGAACGAAACCCGCGAGGCGGTCGCCGCCATGGAGAGCGGCAGCAGCAAGGTGGAGCACGGTGCCCGCTCTGCCCGGGAAGCGGGCCAGAGTCTGGACCGTATCCGCAGTGCCGCTGACATCGTCACCGATCAGGTATCGGCCGTGGCCACGGCCGCCGAGGAACAAAGCAGCGTGGCCGCGGAAATTTCCAACAACATCGAACGCATCGCCCACGCCAGTGAAAACATCCGTCAGGGCATGCAGCTTGCCCGCCAGAAGAGCGAGGAATTGCAGATCATGGCAGGTGGCGTCCAGGAAATGGTGAAACATTTCAGGAACTGA
- a CDS encoding chemotaxis protein, with protein MPSLMQSVDERTRLAGANRLEILLFSLGRDHRSGRDETFAINVFKVREVMRIPEITHAPEMPASVEGMVSLRGQLVPVVDLAKFCGIQAEFAPQIMIVTEYNKHTQGFLVDKVENIHRLEWSQVKVPPPMITARMGGLVTAVTELRDGRIVMIMDVEKVLAETIHVGMDSRDFNGIETLAQGGTIFFADDSTVARKQIENTLDAMGLKSIGASNGQEAWSKLQQLAARAESSRTPLHEMLQMILTDVEMPEMDGYVLTKHIKSDPRFRGIPVIMHSSLSSEANMVLGKAVGADGYVPKFNPNELSDTIRQFLRGL; from the coding sequence ATGCCCAGTTTAATGCAATCCGTGGATGAGCGGACCCGCCTGGCCGGCGCCAACCGGCTGGAGATCCTGCTGTTCAGCCTCGGCCGGGATCACCGCTCGGGACGCGACGAAACCTTCGCCATCAATGTCTTCAAGGTGCGAGAGGTGATGCGGATCCCGGAAATCACCCATGCGCCGGAAATGCCCGCCTCGGTGGAAGGCATGGTCAGCCTGCGTGGCCAGCTGGTGCCGGTGGTGGACCTGGCGAAGTTCTGCGGCATTCAGGCCGAGTTCGCGCCACAGATCATGATCGTCACCGAATACAACAAGCATACCCAGGGCTTTCTGGTGGACAAGGTGGAGAACATCCACCGCCTGGAGTGGTCGCAGGTCAAGGTGCCCCCACCCATGATCACCGCCCGCATGGGCGGCCTGGTCACCGCCGTCACCGAGCTCAGGGACGGGCGCATCGTGATGATCATGGATGTCGAGAAGGTGCTGGCGGAAACCATCCATGTCGGCATGGACAGTCGTGATTTCAATGGCATCGAGACCTTGGCACAGGGCGGCACGATATTCTTTGCGGACGACTCCACGGTGGCGCGCAAGCAGATCGAGAACACCCTGGATGCCATGGGCCTGAAATCCATTGGCGCCAGCAACGGCCAGGAAGCCTGGAGCAAACTCCAGCAGCTCGCCGCGCGCGCCGAATCCTCGCGTACCCCGCTCCATGAGATGCTGCAAATGATTCTCACCGATGTGGAGATGCCGGAAATGGATGGCTATGTGCTGACCAAACACATCAAGTCCGATCCCCGCTTTCGGGGCATCCCGGTGATCATGCACTCCTCGCTGTCGAGCGAGGCGAATATGGTACTCGGCAAGGCCGTCGGCGCCGACGGCTATGTGCCGAAATTCAACCCCAATGAGCTCAGCGACACGATACGACAGTTCCTCCGCGGCCTCTAA
- a CDS encoding energy-coupling factor ABC transporter permease — translation MNEDWTMHIEDGLITPFWMILGWIMVVPVLLAALRKADWHDLQVHHTSWPFVFALIALVVVWSTRAGIYPGLNVHLLGAMILTLMFGPALALLGMATLVLLMTALGVGGWASLGVNLLVLSLVPVGTAYGILKVVEKHLPGHFFIYIFVVAFIGSALTIAATSAVVTLVLLSSGAYAWQFLVDNWLISMVLGAWGEALTTGMLITMMVVYRPGLVRTFDDAHYIKGK, via the coding sequence ATGAATGAGGACTGGACGATGCATATCGAGGACGGATTAATCACGCCATTCTGGATGATTCTTGGCTGGATCATGGTAGTGCCGGTATTGCTGGCCGCCCTGCGCAAGGCTGACTGGCATGATCTCCAGGTACATCACACGAGCTGGCCTTTTGTTTTTGCCCTGATTGCGCTGGTCGTCGTCTGGTCCACCCGGGCCGGCATCTATCCAGGTCTGAACGTTCACCTGCTGGGTGCGATGATCCTGACCCTGATGTTCGGCCCGGCACTGGCCTTGCTGGGCATGGCCACCCTGGTCCTGCTGATGACCGCGCTGGGCGTCGGTGGCTGGGCCAGCCTCGGGGTAAACCTGCTGGTCCTGTCCCTGGTCCCGGTAGGCACGGCCTATGGCATCCTGAAGGTGGTTGAGAAACATCTTCCGGGCCACTTCTTCATTTACATCTTTGTGGTGGCATTCATCGGCAGCGCCCTGACCATCGCAGCGACCAGTGCCGTCGTCACCCTGGTGCTGTTGAGCTCCGGGGCCTATGCCTGGCAATTTCTGGTGGACAACTGGCTGATATCCATGGTGCTGGGTGCCTGGGGCGAGGCCCTGACCACCGGCATGCTGATCACCATGATGGTGGTATACCGGCCAGGGCTCGTGCGCACCTTCGATGACGCGCACTATATCAAGGGGAAATAG
- a CDS encoding CusA/CzcA family heavy metal efflux RND transporter gives MLARLIQFSLTQRLFVLLATVLLAGAGWLSFQNLPIDAFPDVSSTQVKIIMKAPGMTPEEVETRIALPIEVEMLGIPKQRMLRSVTKYGLVDVTIDFEDGTDIYWARQQVSERLNGIQADLPAGISGGMAPITTPLGEMFMFTIEGGNLSLMERRGLLDWVIRPALRTVPGVADVNALGGLVRSFEVIPDPIRMAAAGISTEALAQAIQSNNRNDGAGRLSEGDEVLLVRGEGRIKNLEDLRALVVTNRDGVPVRLGDVAEIRIGALTRYGVVTQDGKGEAVEGLVLGLAGANAREVVNGVQTRLQELQPSLPKGVQIKVFYNRAGLVDKAVGTVSEALLEAVVLVLILLALFLGNLRAALTVALVLPLAALITFILMRFVGMSANLMSLGGLAIAIGMLVDAAVVVVENVVQHLAHDPSSGKLPRLHIIYRAVREVAAPVTSGILIIIIVFLPLLTLQGLEGKFFIPVALTIVFALAGSLLLSLTVIPVLASFLLKRVKHEEPWLPRQLLRGYTPLLNWALVHQRSVAIGAVLMLGVAAFVYTQVGKTFMPTMDEGDIIIGIEKLPSVSLEQTAALDLKIQQALMSRIPEIKGIVARAGSDEIGLDPMGLNQTDTFLVLKPRDEWRMDSKEALIGEIRKVLDQLPGVNYSFTQPIEMRVSEMIIGVRGDVAAKIFGPDLNTLNDLATKLVELLKTIPGSQDAYTVRNEGVQYLQVNVDRLAAGRLGLSVEAVQDALRAQVEGRQAGSVIEGVRRTPLLIRGPEDLRLSPAEFAALRITTPEGQNVPLSAIASMERTGGPVKIEREMGNRYSVVISNVRGRDLVGFVNEARQLAAQKLDLPTGYHITWGGQFENQQRAAKRLGIVVPVALGLIFLLLFSTFGSLRQALLVLSNIPFALVGGIVALWLSGEYLSVPASVGFIALLGIAVLNGVMLVSYFNQLHAEGVALRDLVVTGAQRRLRPVMMTASITAFGLLPLLFASGPGSEIQRPLAIVVIGGLITATLLTLVILPILYLRFAHAKKDVQHV, from the coding sequence ATGCTTGCACGCCTGATCCAGTTTTCCCTCACCCAACGGCTTTTCGTCCTGCTCGCCACGGTCCTGCTGGCCGGCGCCGGCTGGCTCTCCTTCCAGAACCTGCCCATCGACGCCTTTCCGGATGTTTCGAGCACCCAGGTCAAGATCATCATGAAGGCTCCGGGTATGACGCCCGAGGAGGTCGAGACCCGCATAGCACTCCCCATCGAAGTGGAAATGCTCGGGATTCCGAAGCAGCGCATGCTGCGCTCGGTCACGAAATATGGCCTGGTGGACGTCACCATCGATTTCGAGGACGGCACGGATATCTACTGGGCGCGTCAGCAGGTATCGGAGCGCCTGAACGGCATCCAGGCTGATCTGCCTGCCGGCATCAGTGGCGGCATGGCGCCGATCACCACACCCCTGGGCGAGATGTTCATGTTCACCATCGAGGGCGGCAATCTCTCGTTGATGGAAAGACGCGGCCTGCTCGACTGGGTGATCCGCCCGGCCCTGCGCACCGTGCCCGGCGTGGCCGACGTCAATGCCCTGGGAGGACTGGTACGCAGCTTCGAGGTGATTCCCGATCCCATCCGCATGGCTGCGGCCGGGATCTCCACGGAAGCGCTCGCCCAGGCCATCCAATCCAATAACCGCAATGACGGCGCGGGACGCCTGAGCGAAGGCGACGAAGTCCTGCTGGTACGGGGCGAGGGGCGCATCAAGAACCTGGAGGATCTGCGGGCCCTGGTGGTGACCAATCGTGATGGCGTGCCAGTCAGGCTGGGCGACGTGGCCGAAATCCGCATCGGGGCGCTGACTCGCTATGGTGTCGTCACGCAGGATGGCAAAGGCGAGGCGGTCGAGGGCCTGGTGCTGGGTCTGGCCGGGGCCAATGCCCGCGAGGTAGTGAATGGGGTACAGACACGGCTCCAGGAACTCCAGCCCAGCCTGCCCAAGGGCGTTCAGATCAAGGTGTTCTACAACCGTGCGGGATTGGTGGACAAGGCGGTGGGCACCGTCTCTGAAGCTCTGCTGGAGGCCGTTGTCCTGGTACTGATCCTGCTGGCGCTGTTTCTCGGCAACCTGCGCGCAGCACTCACCGTGGCCCTGGTGCTGCCACTGGCGGCGCTGATCACCTTCATTCTAATGCGCTTTGTCGGCATGTCGGCCAACCTGATGAGCCTCGGCGGGCTGGCCATCGCCATCGGCATGCTGGTGGATGCCGCGGTGGTGGTCGTGGAAAACGTGGTGCAGCACCTGGCGCACGATCCCTCCAGCGGCAAGCTGCCGCGCCTGCACATCATCTATCGCGCGGTACGCGAGGTCGCGGCGCCCGTCACCTCCGGCATCCTGATCATCATCATCGTGTTCCTGCCGCTGCTGACCCTGCAGGGCCTGGAAGGCAAGTTCTTCATTCCGGTCGCCCTGACCATCGTCTTTGCCCTGGCAGGCTCCCTCCTGCTATCACTCACGGTCATTCCTGTTTTGGCTTCCTTTCTGCTCAAGCGCGTCAAGCATGAGGAACCCTGGCTGCCACGTCAGCTTCTGCGCGGCTATACCCCGCTTCTCAACTGGGCGCTGGTACATCAGCGGAGCGTTGCAATTGGCGCCGTGCTGATGCTTGGGGTGGCGGCCTTCGTCTACACCCAGGTCGGCAAGACCTTCATGCCGACCATGGATGAGGGTGACATTATCATTGGCATCGAGAAGCTGCCCTCAGTGAGCCTGGAACAGACGGCGGCACTGGATCTGAAGATTCAGCAGGCCTTGATGTCACGCATTCCGGAGATCAAGGGTATCGTCGCGCGCGCCGGTTCCGATGAAATCGGGCTCGATCCCATGGGACTGAACCAGACCGATACTTTTCTGGTACTGAAACCGCGTGACGAATGGCGCATGGACAGCAAGGAGGCCCTGATCGGTGAAATCCGCAAGGTGCTCGACCAGTTGCCGGGGGTGAATTACAGCTTCACGCAACCGATCGAGATGCGCGTGTCGGAAATGATCATCGGCGTGCGTGGCGACGTGGCGGCCAAGATCTTCGGACCCGACCTCAACACCCTGAATGATCTGGCGACGAAACTCGTCGAGCTGCTCAAGACCATTCCCGGCAGTCAGGACGCCTACACCGTGCGCAACGAAGGCGTCCAGTACCTGCAGGTGAATGTGGACCGGTTGGCCGCGGGGCGCCTGGGGCTGTCCGTCGAGGCGGTGCAGGACGCCCTGCGCGCGCAGGTCGAGGGCCGTCAGGCTGGTAGCGTGATCGAGGGCGTGCGGCGTACGCCTCTGCTGATTCGCGGGCCGGAAGACCTGCGTCTGTCGCCTGCGGAGTTCGCCGCCCTGCGCATCACCACGCCAGAAGGACAGAACGTGCCACTGTCCGCCATTGCCAGCATGGAGCGCACCGGTGGTCCGGTGAAGATCGAGCGCGAGATGGGCAATCGCTACAGCGTGGTCATCAGCAACGTGCGCGGGCGCGACCTCGTCGGCTTCGTCAACGAGGCCAGGCAACTGGCGGCACAGAAGCTCGACCTGCCCACCGGCTATCACATCACCTGGGGCGGGCAGTTCGAGAACCAGCAGCGCGCCGCCAAGCGTCTGGGCATCGTGGTGCCGGTGGCTTTGGGGCTGATCTTTCTCTTGCTCTTTTCGACCTTCGGCTCGCTGAGACAGGCCCTGCTCGTGCTCAGCAACATTCCCTTCGCCCTGGTGGGCGGCATCGTCGCGCTCTGGCTCTCCGGCGAGTACCTGTCGGTGCCGGCCTCGGTCGGCTTCATTGCCCTGCTGGGTATCGCGGTACTCAACGGCGTCATGCTGGTGAGCTATTTCAACCAGTTGCATGCCGAGGGTGTTGCCCTGCGGGATCTGGTGGTCACCGGCGCGCAACGGCGTCTGCGCCCGGTAATGATGACCGCCTCGATCACCGCCTTCGGGCTGCTTCCCCTGCTCTTCGCCAGTGGCCCCGGCTCGGAGATCCAGCGACCACTGGCAATCGTGGTGATCGGCGGCCTGATCACGGCCACGCTACTCACCCTGGTGATCCTGCCGATCCTCTATCTGCGCTTCGCCCATGCTAAAAAGGATGTCCAGCATGTCTGA
- a CDS encoding methyl-accepting chemotaxis protein, protein MFGFTATIKGRLIFSTLLAATLFLVALGVALSGMNSMSQRFVTFIQHDQAILSSLQGMYAQGLQNGQALRNIIFNPSNAKGHENFRNSAEGFQESYDKALKLTAGNPEMQNLLRQTGESWQQDNQIKARIIELASSDPQAAIATLNQEETPVWREVRKNLLVLIRDQGASAETTRQETMSYANGIIATSLGLALAALLFGGMIMFWVVRNISQRLHSVQRAIDELRQGDGDLTRRLPDQGRDEIARLSSSINDFIGKIRKIIIGVRDAAESASVTATQLNAMTVNVSRDARTQTEGIFQISTAMEEMSNTVKEVANNAGSAANASSQASEVVKAGNAIGQQTMAALNRIDGTVGSSAGRISELNTAIQQIGEVTRVIKDIAEQTNLLALNAAIEAARAGEHGRGFAVVADEVRKLSERTAASTTDIASIVQTVQAGTQQAVSAMDQARGEVSQGVEHGQEAGKAFQQIDSSVRTVTEMMHQIATAAEEQSAVGTEISRNLEQVSRIADSTNQDIQRTTEAVANLAETAQNLRILVNQFKLGGA, encoded by the coding sequence ATGTTCGGTTTTACGGCAACAATCAAGGGAAGACTGATTTTCTCCACCCTGCTCGCGGCCACGCTGTTTCTGGTGGCGCTTGGGGTTGCGCTGAGCGGCATGAACAGCATGAGCCAGCGCTTTGTCACTTTCATCCAGCATGACCAGGCCATCCTGTCATCGCTTCAGGGCATGTACGCCCAGGGTCTCCAGAACGGCCAGGCCCTGCGCAACATCATCTTCAATCCGTCCAATGCCAAAGGGCACGAGAACTTCAGAAATTCTGCCGAAGGATTCCAGGAATCCTACGACAAGGCGCTCAAGCTGACAGCCGGCAATCCCGAGATGCAGAACCTGCTCAGGCAGACCGGGGAAAGCTGGCAGCAGGACAACCAAATCAAGGCGCGCATCATCGAGTTGGCGAGCAGCGATCCCCAGGCCGCAATCGCCACGCTCAACCAAGAGGAAACGCCCGTCTGGCGCGAGGTCCGCAAGAACCTGCTGGTTTTGATCAGGGATCAGGGTGCATCCGCTGAAACAACCAGGCAGGAGACCATGAGCTATGCCAATGGCATCATTGCCACCAGCCTCGGGCTGGCGCTTGCCGCTCTCCTGTTTGGTGGCATGATCATGTTCTGGGTGGTGCGCAACATCAGTCAGCGCCTGCATTCCGTGCAAAGGGCCATCGACGAACTGCGTCAGGGTGATGGCGATCTGACCCGTCGCCTGCCGGACCAGGGCCGTGACGAAATCGCTCGCCTTTCCAGCTCGATCAACGACTTCATCGGCAAGATCCGCAAGATCATCATCGGCGTGCGTGATGCCGCTGAAAGTGCCAGCGTAACGGCCACGCAGCTCAATGCCATGACCGTCAACGTCAGCCGTGATGCCAGAACCCAGACCGAGGGCATCTTCCAGATCAGCACCGCCATGGAGGAAATGAGCAACACCGTCAAGGAAGTGGCCAACAATGCCGGCAGTGCAGCCAATGCCTCCAGCCAGGCCAGCGAGGTGGTCAAGGCCGGCAACGCCATCGGTCAGCAGACCATGGCGGCCCTGAACCGCATCGATGGCACGGTTGGCAGCTCCGCCGGGCGCATCAGTGAACTGAACACGGCCATCCAGCAGATCGGCGAGGTCACCCGCGTCATCAAGGACATTGCCGAACAGACTAATCTGCTGGCCTTGAATGCCGCCATCGAGGCGGCGCGGGCCGGGGAGCATGGTCGCGGCTTTGCGGTGGTGGCCGACGAGGTGCGCAAACTCTCCGAACGCACCGCGGCCAGCACCACCGACATCGCCAGTATCGTGCAGACCGTCCAGGCCGGCACGCAGCAGGCGGTATCGGCCATGGACCAGGCGCGCGGCGAAGTCTCGCAGGGCGTCGAGCATGGCCAGGAAGCCGGCAAGGCCTTCCAGCAGATCGACAGCTCGGTACGCACGGTCACCGAGATGATGCATCAGATCGCCACCGCCGCCGAGGAGCAATCAGCCGTGGGCACCGAGATTTCCCGCAATCTGGAGCAGGTCTCCCGCATCGCGGACAGTACCAATCAGGACATCCAGCGCACGACGGAAGCCGTTGCCAATCTGGCCGAGACAGCCCAGAATCTGCGCATATTGGTGAACCAGTTCAAGCTTGGCGGGGCTTAA
- a CDS encoding methyl-accepting chemotaxis protein: MANHNFLQKLAGLEDMAAILNAYLGADLASVHALQQTHPQAWAALRPQIEQLDTWRQRLVGIADEGVKILTSIQQTSTITQQFSSGLQSDFGKLSGVATAVEELSSTAREIARNAEAAASESANSLEQTRHGNEALAKLVGEMDAVESAVRMMADTVGEFVHSTQMITDLTSKMKDIADQTNLLALNAAIEAARAGEQGRGFAVVADEVRKLAEKSAQAAAEIDQVTSRIGQQSRSVESAIQEGLGHLTSSQDSLENVAMVLAEANGAVTQASDRVNQIASAADEQSKVATTMARLLAELHEGVRHHEESLELLNTQSLSLSDLTQQMIDRFAQWSFDDLLLVIAKADHVKWISDILIRVSKGEAGDPADLKDHHQCRLGKWYHGVGQQRFGHLKAFRELESLHQQMHVTGIEIMKSMQAGQKAQGQEKQAALLALSDRVQNQLDQLRAQLRFK; encoded by the coding sequence ATGGCCAATCACAACTTTCTTCAAAAACTGGCGGGTCTGGAAGACATGGCGGCGATCCTGAACGCCTACCTCGGGGCGGATCTTGCCAGTGTGCACGCCTTGCAGCAGACGCATCCGCAGGCCTGGGCGGCCTTGCGTCCGCAGATCGAGCAACTGGACACCTGGCGTCAGCGCCTGGTGGGCATTGCCGACGAAGGTGTCAAGATTCTGACATCCATCCAGCAGACCAGCACCATCACTCAACAGTTTTCCAGCGGCCTGCAAAGTGATTTTGGCAAGCTGTCCGGCGTCGCCACGGCGGTCGAAGAACTCTCATCGACGGCGCGTGAAATCGCCCGCAATGCCGAGGCAGCGGCCAGCGAGTCCGCCAACAGCCTGGAGCAGACCCGCCATGGCAACGAGGCCCTGGCCAAGCTCGTCGGTGAAATGGACGCGGTGGAATCGGCAGTCCGCATGATGGCGGATACGGTCGGCGAGTTCGTGCACAGCACCCAGATGATCACCGACCTGACATCGAAGATGAAGGACATCGCCGATCAGACCAATCTTTTGGCGCTCAATGCCGCCATCGAGGCGGCCCGCGCCGGCGAACAGGGCCGCGGCTTTGCCGTGGTGGCCGACGAGGTGCGCAAACTGGCGGAAAAATCGGCCCAGGCGGCTGCGGAAATCGATCAGGTCACCAGCCGCATCGGGCAACAATCACGCAGCGTCGAGTCAGCCATCCAGGAAGGACTGGGTCATCTCACGTCGAGCCAGGACTCCCTGGAAAACGTCGCCATGGTGCTTGCCGAAGCAAATGGCGCCGTCACCCAGGCCTCGGATCGCGTCAACCAGATTGCCTCGGCGGCGGACGAACAAAGCAAGGTGGCGACGACCATGGCCCGGTTGCTGGCTGAACTGCACGAAGGTGTCCGGCATCATGAGGAGAGCCTTGAGCTTCTGAATACGCAGTCCCTGTCCCTCTCCGACCTCACCCAGCAGATGATTGACCGTTTCGCGCAGTGGTCCTTCGACGACCTCTTGCTGGTCATTGCCAAGGCCGATCACGTGAAGTGGATCAGCGACATCCTGATACGGGTCAGCAAGGGCGAAGCCGGCGATCCGGCTGACCTGAAAGACCATCATCAGTGCCGCCTGGGCAAGTGGTACCACGGGGTCGGCCAGCAACGCTTTGGCCACCTCAAGGCCTTTCGTGAACTGGAATCCCTGCATCAGCAGATGCATGTCACCGGCATCGAGATCATGAAATCCATGCAGGCCGGGCAAAAGGCCCAGGGCCAGGAAAAGCAGGCCGCGCTGCTCGCCCTCTCGGATCGGGTGCAGAATCAGCTCGATCAGCTCCGTGCCCAGCTTCGCTTCAAATAA
- a CDS encoding efflux RND transporter periplasmic adaptor subunit: MVFSPFGTRLRWLGLVGLFCLSLNGMAAPTASFPVSQQQMQALGIRLQPLQANESDLSKPYPGRVTLPPGQESIVSAPVDGLVTEVLTQANAQVKSGQALLRLLSPDLGPLQLQLMQVASQVRLASQTANREGSLFREGIIARRRVEEAQAGLAEARAALNQARAALRLAGMSPAQIQKVERSGALQDTLTLSARKPGTVLSLDAQQGQRVPAGTPLLRVASLDTLWLDIQVPLDDARSWPVGTAVTVPGRQVQARVISQGPTVASGSQTISLRAQVLSGADQLRPGELVQAAMPVTQTSGSWDLPLSALAREGQQAYVFVRTAQGFEARPVRVLASSGQRVRVQGTLKAGERLAVSSVIALKAAWLGQGGGA, translated from the coding sequence ATGGTATTTTCCCCCTTTGGGACCCGCCTTCGCTGGCTGGGTCTTGTCGGGTTGTTTTGCCTCAGCCTCAATGGCATGGCGGCGCCCACAGCCAGTTTTCCAGTCAGCCAGCAGCAGATGCAGGCTCTTGGCATTCGCCTGCAACCCTTGCAAGCAAATGAATCAGACCTCTCCAAACCCTATCCCGGACGGGTGACGCTGCCCCCAGGGCAGGAATCCATCGTCAGTGCCCCGGTTGATGGTCTGGTGACTGAAGTGCTGACCCAAGCCAATGCCCAGGTGAAATCCGGGCAGGCCCTGCTGCGCCTGCTCAGCCCGGATCTCGGGCCCTTGCAGCTACAACTGATGCAGGTAGCCAGTCAGGTCCGCCTCGCCAGTCAGACTGCCAATCGGGAAGGCAGCCTGTTCCGGGAAGGCATCATCGCCCGACGTCGGGTGGAGGAAGCCCAAGCAGGCTTGGCAGAAGCCAGGGCGGCCCTGAACCAGGCGCGTGCCGCGCTGCGACTGGCTGGCATGTCGCCCGCGCAGATCCAGAAAGTCGAGCGCAGCGGCGCCCTCCAGGACACCCTGACCCTGAGCGCCCGCAAGCCGGGCACTGTCCTGAGCCTGGATGCGCAACAGGGCCAGCGCGTGCCGGCGGGTACGCCGCTGCTGCGCGTGGCCAGCCTGGACACGCTCTGGCTGGACATTCAGGTACCACTGGATGATGCCCGCAGCTGGCCCGTGGGCACGGCCGTCACGGTACCCGGAAGACAGGTACAGGCCCGGGTCATCAGCCAGGGGCCCACGGTGGCTTCAGGCAGTCAGACGATCAGCCTGCGCGCCCAGGTATTGAGCGGGGCCGACCAGCTTCGTCCAGGCGAACTGGTGCAGGCTGCCATGCCGGTCACCCAGACCAGTGGCAGCTGGGACCTGCCTCTCTCAGCGCTGGCGCGCGAGGGGCAACAGGCCTATGTCTTCGTGCGCACAGCCCAGGGATTTGAAGCCCGGCCGGTCCGTGTTTTGGCGAGTTCCGGCCAGCGCGTCCGGGTACAGGGCACCCTCAAGGCCGGCGAACGCCTGGCAGTGAGCAGTGTCATTGCCCTGAAGGCCGCCTGGCTGGGCCAAGGCGGAGGGGCATGA